In Sparus aurata chromosome 5, fSpaAur1.1, whole genome shotgun sequence, the genomic window AAATCTTGTCACTGATTTaccataaaaataataataataataatgataatacacttttcaaaacaaagttacaaagtgctttgcgAGACCAGATACAATGCCTCAAAACAGACAATCaattattaaaacaatttaaaggcATTAAGGTTATAAAATATAAAGCAAAAGTAACTAAATAagttgagtaaaatatgtgaaaTAGAACATATAAAATAAGTAAGATTGTCAAATATAATAAGATTTAGAGAATGTGTTTTCATACATATTGGTTTAACAAGTCATTTTAACAGATAAAAGTAAATTCAGACCACAAACTCTCTTAGTGCTCTTAGTTCTCTGAGTTGATATCATGCTTATATGCTGCATACTGTTAATACTTTTATGTTACAAAATTACAGAAAATTAATTTGTGGAAAAGCAGTATTGATTGGTTTCTAAGCTTCTGGGCAAGTTATAACAAAGCTGCCACAATTACTGTGTAATGTTTCGAACCTGATGACAAGCATGTGATATAAATAGGTCGATAAGGTCCCGTTGATCAATTTTACGCCACGTCACACAGTATTATGTCCTTCACCATACTTTGATGCAATGCAGCTGTATCTTATAATGTTTGTGATTTCAATCACGATACTgatgagagaaaaaggaagaaatgtttgTCTGAaccttattgtttttattttcacagagTCATTCAGACAAGTGAGAAGGAAGACTCATATCTTTCTTTActtttctgtgtgttcagtgtgaccATGTGATGAATGTCAGTGCAGCAGACCGCTGTACATTTGTGAAGACCACACCAGACTGCAGCATAGAAGACGGCTTCATCAACTACCTTCGTGTGGCCTTCTGTCTGCTTCCTCCCAACCTCACACCTCTCACTGTCACTCTCTGTGTAAGATCTGTGTGTAGATAACTCACATGAAGCAGTACAAAACTCTGCATCTCAGCACCAGCTGATGTTTCTTTTTGAGGAAGTTGATTTTGCTGTAGGACAACCGGAAGTTATCAAACATCTGATTGACTAAACTCAGTCATTTCACTCTTTGCTAAATAAAGGATTTTCGCAGATTGTGTGAACTTCCTGAATTCCCCCTTTTGCAATGGAACAAATCAAACTGTATGATTTGTTCTGTTAGACAAAGTAGACAAACTAAGCTGTCTGTGTGACAGATGAGGAACAACAGGATCAGTGTAGTCCAACAGGGTCACATTTTTCATGGTCAACCTTCTTGTTTATAGAGTTTTGTTTGAGTCCAGCGGACTCGAGCAGCACTTCTGTCTTCTCTGAGTATGTGTTAAGAAAACAAGTCCATCAGACCTCAactttcttctgtttctctacAGATTGTAtggctgctgtttttgttcGTCATTCTTGGACTCACAGCGTCAAAGTTGTAAGTGTCTTCCTAAAGTTCTTCTTCACATGTGAGAGCAGCATGAATCATTTACTATCATTGATTAGTTTTAGCTATGGACACTGTAACGCCATCTTTACAGGCCCGCATGTTCAAGCAACACACATTCGTGCCACCAGTTTGGTCAGCTTTAACAGTCACATGGCTGTAGATggttttttatcatttcttcAAAGGAAGCAGTTTGTTCTGCTTTTCCTTCCCGTCCTACCCTCACTTCACACACTGAACAACACTGCACTGCTGAATGatagctgctgtgtgtttaagataaaatgtcctgaaatataaaagaacatttaatatcTAATGTGTCTACTCCCCTATTTTTCCCCACTGTGTCTCCTCAGTTTTTGTCCCAACCTGTCAGCCATTTCTACCAGTCTGCACCTCACTCACAACGTGGCTGTATCCTTCATCTGCATCAGGGGTGTAGCGATATATCAGTATTGACAATAATCGTAATATTTAAGATTCAAACAGCGATATTGTGttaataaattgtatttttttatagtTATGGTTACAGGCTCATTTTCCACCTCCTGAAAGGTGGGACAGATccaagatttctttttttgcttgatTGTATTTAAGtagactgttgggccttggtggaggtatgcactctaccaAGTGCTGTTctggtttgacattttatagactaaatgattgattataaaaaaaaacattagtcataattaaaataaattgttAATGTCAGCTCTGCTGTTGTCCTGACTCAGTACAAAGCAGTCAGACTGATGATTCACCAGTTCCTCTCTGAGAGTGATTTCACTTTCTACAGTTAGATTTTTCTCCATGTTgcgaaattattatttttttgtgaggAATATGTTCCTTGACTGGTGTTTGTGCTGAGGGTGTGACGTTTCTGGCTCTTGGTAATGGAGCTCCTGACATCTTCAGCGCCATTGCAGCTTTCTCCAACCCACACACTGCTGGGCTGGCTGTGGGAGCCTTATTTGGTAGGCacacagtctctcacacacataaagacaataaaacaactTAGAGCTGTCGTAATATGAAAACTGGGTTAGCCTCACCACGctcatctctccctcccctccacagGAGCTGGTATATTTGTAACCACAGTCGTTGCAGGCAGCGTGGCGCTGGTCAAGCCTTTCACTGTGGCCTCACGTCCATTTTTGCGTGATGTCACCTTCTACATGGTGGCAGTGTATTGGACCTTCTTCATGTTGTACAGAGGAACCACGACCATGAAGGAAACAtttggtacacacacacagatacacacacgcacagatacacacacatagctGAACAATAGTGTGGTGAATATTTTTCATTCTTCATCAGATTTTTACTTGCAGGACATTTATTATGGAACTGTCAACGAGGTGTTTgagttttaaatgtatgaatcAAGAGTTAATATGTAGAGTAAAGATTTATCATTTCAAATGATAATAAACCATGTGTAAGAGATTTAATTGGTGTTGGTTAGGGCTTGACAATATGTCGATATATTGTTACAGTGCTATGAGACtatcatcttagattttggacATTGCTATATGGTGATATGACATACGTGTTATATTATCCTGGTTTTAAATGCTGTATTACAGTAATGATATTTTTAAAACTTACCAAACTGTTCTACTCATTCTACTACTTGTCTTTGAGAATAATTAATCAGTAATGTCactgtgttaaaatgtttcGGAATCAGCACTAAGATATTTGGTTAAAAATGTTGTGATACTGATGGGAGattttgaaatatcaaaatatataaaaattcttgcgtttttattttaaaggtgcagtttggGGGAAGAAGATTTTTTATCAGAAGGAAAAAGAATCTTGATTGATTTTTATGACTCAAGCAGTGCAGGACAGAGTGACGCCCTTTtggctttttcactttgcagaccttttacatgcacaaaaatgctacataaaataataatgacatcACCTCTTTAAAGCTTCAGAAACATATTACCTCTGCTTCAGagccatttgtttgtttgctctaGTTACCTGTCAGCTGATTTTAATGAGATCATGAGATCCAGGTGAAAGATGGGACATGAGCCAAGACAAAACGTAATGCAACTTTTTTAACTTCAGGCTACATGATCTGTAAATATAAATGCATCCCATAATATCCTATCACTTCTGAACAATCTCTTTTATATATAGTTATAGAAGAAGAGGATTTTGCAGCCTTAGAATCCCAGAATGCAGTCACTCAGCCATACATTTCTGTGAATCACCTTCTCTGATAGCTCATGGGGGTCAGCTGCAACTTAGtctttttaaatatgtcaaCAAAAGCAGGAGACTGTGTATAAAGTCGACTTTCGTTTTACGAGCAGTTTTAATCCAAGCGCTCAATAGTTTTAAACACACTGTGAGATTCTGAGCTTAACtttgtttcatttccttttttctagGGTACCTGGGCCTCTACGTGGTGTATGTATTGACTGTTATTATCAGCGCGTACATCTACAACCGGCAGAAACATTCGATGAACTCAAGTGTCAGTAGTGTTACACATATCCCAGGTTAGAAGCACAAAtacatggacacacagacaaataaaacaaatgtttcagCAATTGCCAGTcatgatatttattttgtctttgcagCAGAGCTTGACTCGTCAGACTCCTCTGATTATGACGTGCCCTGCCTGAACGGTGGGACCATTCAACAGGAATATGGTAggaatgcagttttttttaacagcagtaTAAGTTAATAAACACCAGGATTTTAATGCATGATAACAtccacttgtgtgtgtgtgtgtgtgtgtgtgtgtgtgtgtgtgtgtgtttgtttcagagtCAGAGTACAGGCCACTTCTGCCCTTTTCTGAGTCCACGAGTCAGATCTTGCTGAGCTCCCTGAACCCGGTGGAcaacaggaagtggaggagaaaaCCGTGGAGTTGGAGAGTCTTCAAAGTACTTAAGGTATAATgatatataatgatataatgataataattacaCTTTGtcaaaatattgattttgtttAGCAAAATAAAGACAGCTTTCCTTAAAATATTGACTTAAtatctgaaaataataattttgtatctttttaaaaaagccagaattcaaagaaaaagtcagaattttccgaaataaagtcagaatttcCAGAATAGTTGGAATTCCCAAATAAGTCacaatttgagaaaaaaaagaattccaatatacatttaaattttaCACAAAAGTCAGAacttggagagaaaaaaaatcagtaagtCAATCAATAAGTCTGACTTCCTGGAACAGCCAGGATTCTTAAAAGTCAGAATTCCCAAAAAAGTCagaatattttgaaatattgtgaAATTCTCAAATAAGTCATAATTCTCCCCAGAAAATCATAATTCTCAAAACAGTCATAATtcccaaaaatgtttgtttaaaagttTCTGAAAACAATGACTCAGTATCTCAAAATATTGACTTGATAtctgaaaataatgactttgtatctcaaaataatgatttAGATTCTCAAAATAATTACTTAATATCTGAAAATTACTTTGTTTCCCAAAGTATTGACCATATCTGAAAATAATAACTTTGTATCGgaaaataatgattttatctcaaaataatCTGAATCTTTCTCAAAACACTGATCTAAAATCTCTTAATATGACTTCATatctgaaaataatcatttagTTTTTGAAATTATTGACTTATTTTCTGATATTATTGACTTAATATCTGAAAATCAAGACTTTGTATCTCTAAATGATAACTTAGTCTCAAATTATTGACTTAATATCTGATAATAATGACTCAGAATGTTAAAATAATGACTTAGTAAAAGCTATTTAAAGATGTTCTTCTTTTGTAAATCATCTTGTGCCGTGCACCCATCAGACACCTTTagaggtgctgctgctgctctgcatcCCTGTAGTGGACCCTGATAAAGAGGATAAGAACTGGAAACGTCCACTGAACTGCCTCCATCTGGTCACTGCTCCTCTGGTGTGTGTGCTCACCTTCCAGTCTGGAAAATGTAAGTGCATCACCTTTCGTGCTAACGGCACCTTGACGTATTCCAGCAGCCATAATCTGTACTTTCCTTTAACTCAATTCTAGATGGAGATCATATGATCCAGGGGCAGTTTCCCGTTTGGCTGTTAACTCTTCTGCTGGGACTCTTCCTGTCCGCGATCGTCTTCTGCAGCACCACTAATGACCGTCCTCCTAAATATCATCCAGTAAGTGTTCGTGGAGATCACAACAGAACATATAATATCCAAAATATACAGGATATAATGTGTAAGAGaatgtaaaacatttcacaagAGTAAGAGTCTACACAGCCaggctagcagctctgtgaagcaCAGCGGCTTTTTATAAATAAGGATGTACTGtctaaaaacatatatatatatatatatattttattcgACTATATATCTCAAAATCATGACGCTGTATTTaacaatgagatttttttttgcatctcaaAACAAGAAATTTTGTCAAATTATGACTTGGTATCTCAAAATGCGTAACTCTTAAAATTACTTAATATCTCaaataaatatgacattttgtcaaaataaagaCTTTGTGTCTCATTTTGACAAAAGAATGACTAAGTATCTCACAATAACGATCTCCCAATGACACAAATTTCACTGAACTGGAGTggtatttaaacaaaaaaaaaattggcaaaaGGATGATTTAGTTATTCCAAATGATGACTCAGTGTATCAAAAATATTGACTTAAATCTtaaaataattacacatttttgcaaaataatgACCCAACATCTTACAGTAAAAGACTTATTAAAGTCCTTATTTTGTCAAAAGAATGACTTGgtatcttaaaataaaaaacgtaGTTACCGTACTTAGTATCCCAAAATAATTGATTTAGCTGAGGCTGACGGGTTCTTAGTTTTTATGTATTGTTAATAAAGTGGAATATGTGCTGGCCAAATACAAAATGTGACGTGATATTGGTGCTACAGGAGAAGTCAAGTGATTCACCACAGTCGACAGGATTCAACATGTGTGAGCTCAGCCTTTCAGAAGAGTCTCACAGGGATCTATTGAATAGTTGTTAAGATATTTCAGTTCAGTTGAAGACGAGTTCAGACCAGTCGAACTTGTTGCTGACCTTTAAGCCAGCATGGCTACAAATTCACAGCATACTGCAGATATTCATCATACTTTGTTCTTCATTGCTCTCAAAACATTGTTATTACCGGATGGgattaatgtgctgttaaactGATGCTGTGGTGATGAAATATCTTCTGTTGcctgtctcttcctccctccagctgtTTGCTCTTTTGGGCTTCGTGGTGAGTGCAGGGTTGATCAGCGCAGCGGCCTCTGAAGTGGTCAGTCTTCTGCACATGCTCGGTGTGGTGCTCAGTCTCAGCAACACCGTGCTGGGTCTCACTCTGTTGGCCTGGGGCAACAGCATAGGAGGTGATACTTCAAAGactaattctgtttttttattttttgcaaaagaCATGCAAAACTTAGATTTGTACTTCAAatctcttctgtttttcagactgtttttctgACATCACCATCGCTCGCCAGGGTTACCCACGGATGGCCATATCAGCCTGCTTCGGAGGCATTATTTTCAGTATCCTTATTTCTATGAGAACATGTATGCCAGTGTAAAAAGACAACTTATGGACATGTACAGCTGTGGCTATTAATGACTGCATCCTTGACTGCATTTCCTTCAGACATGGTGTTTGGAGTGGGTTTAGGATGTCTGGTGCAGATgatcaaaacacacactgatgtggAGGTAATCtcctcacatacacacagatcTGGAGCTGCAGACGTAGTAATCTCAGATACATGAGACTGTTTTGGACCCTGTGAACATGATGCATCTTGtgcctctttctcctcctcagtttGAAGTAGACGGCTTGTTGACGTGGGTTCTCGCAGGATCTCTGGGTTTGTCTTTGGTGCTGTCCTTCGTCATTGTTCCTCTGTGCCAGTTCAAGATGTATCGCGTCTACGggatctttctcctcttcttctacgGCATTTTCCTTCTCATTGCACTGCTCACAGAGTTGGGAAAGATCCACATCTGACTCTGAGGCCAGTCTGAAATCAGGGATGTCCTCCCTTAATTAAAAAAGACACTTGGGACAGAAGCTGCAGACAAAGGACATCCCCCTCTACACATAATATTAATGCACTATTTATACAAGAATCAACACTCTGTGCACTTGCCAGCCATCCCGAGGTCGATTGTGGAACCAAACAGGCAAATTAATGACAAACTAAGACTTCTCTGCTCAGGGAGCTCTGGAATTAATTATCACACTGTGCCTTTATTTAACTTCTCTTTTGTGCTGACTGGTGCTGTGATGGCACTTTGTGAATCCAGGAGGAAAATACAGGTTGTAAATTAACTACATgtaatttaaatcaaaatgtttaaatgagtCTGTACAAAGCTGCTTttgaggaattaaaaaaaaaatcttcttttttttttaacagatcgTTATAATTCTTTCTAGTCTTTACTCACTTTTCTTCCAGGTGAACGAGCAGTTACGAGCATTATTATACagcaaaaaatacatcaatgaCAATTTGAACAATTTAATAAAATCCCTTCTTAACTAACCCAAATACATTACAGAATAAGAAGttatataaaagtaaaatagtCTGTTGAGACATTAGTCAGGAGATACAACGTAAGTGTCTTGTTGAGCAGAAAGGAGTGGAACTGTTTATACTTTTGGTCTTTAGAGAGCTTAGTAGAAGTAGTGTCTGCGTTAATACTGGTCATTGGAGCCATTGGACTAAGGCATCAGGTTTAAGTATTACATGATTTACAAGAGGTCACG contains:
- the slc8b1 gene encoding mitochondrial sodium/calcium exchanger protein isoform X1, whose amino-acid sequence is MSAGVYLSVLLVISCHQQQQQVTAGSRVGSAGWASNTTRAGMFKNTNNECDHVMNVSAADRCTFVKTTPDCSIEDGFINYLRVAFCLLPPNLTPLTVTLCIVWLLFLFVILGLTASKFFCPNLSAISTSLHLTHNVAGVTFLALGNGAPDIFSAIAAFSNPHTAGLAVGALFGAGIFVTTVVAGSVALVKPFTVASRPFLRDVTFYMVAVYWTFFMLYRGTTTMKETFGYLGLYVVYVLTVIISAYIYNRQKHSMNSSVSSVTHIPAELDSSDSSDYDVPCLNGGTIQQEYESEYRPLLPFSESTSQILLSSLNPVDNRKWRRKPWSWRVFKVLKTPLEVLLLLCIPVVDPDKEDKNWKRPLNCLHLVTAPLVCVLTFQSGKYGDHMIQGQFPVWLLTLLLGLFLSAIVFCSTTNDRPPKYHPLFALLGFVVSAGLISAAASEVVSLLHMLGVVLSLSNTVLGLTLLAWGNSIGDCFSDITIARQGYPRMAISACFGGIIFNMVFGVGLGCLVQMIKTHTDVEFEVDGLLTWVLAGSLGLSLVLSFVIVPLCQFKMYRVYGIFLLFFYGIFLLIALLTELGKIHI
- the slc8b1 gene encoding mitochondrial sodium/calcium exchanger protein isoform X2 encodes the protein MSAGVYLSVLLVISCHQQQQQVTAGSRVGSAGWASNTTRAGMFKNTNNECDHVMNVSAADRCTFVKTTPDCSIEDGFINYLRVAFCLLPPNLTPLTVTLCIVWLLFLFVILGLTASKFFCPNLSAISTSLHLTHNVAGVTFLALGNGAPDIFSAIAAFSNPHTAGLAVGALFGAGIFVTTVVAGSVALVKPFTVASRPFLRDVTFYMVAVYWTFFMLYRGTTTMKETFGYLGLYVVYVLTVIISAYIYNRQKHSMNSSVSSVTHIPELDSSDSSDYDVPCLNGGTIQQEYESEYRPLLPFSESTSQILLSSLNPVDNRKWRRKPWSWRVFKVLKTPLEVLLLLCIPVVDPDKEDKNWKRPLNCLHLVTAPLVCVLTFQSGKYGDHMIQGQFPVWLLTLLLGLFLSAIVFCSTTNDRPPKYHPLFALLGFVVSAGLISAAASEVVSLLHMLGVVLSLSNTVLGLTLLAWGNSIGDCFSDITIARQGYPRMAISACFGGIIFNMVFGVGLGCLVQMIKTHTDVEFEVDGLLTWVLAGSLGLSLVLSFVIVPLCQFKMYRVYGIFLLFFYGIFLLIALLTELGKIHI